The Penicillium digitatum chromosome 6, complete sequence genome contains the following window.
AGAACTCCCCGAATTTTTAACCCAATCAATCCTTCAATGACGCAAAAGTAAACCACTCAGTTCATCTTAACCTGGAACAAATATCGCTGTCGAATCTGCGCAACATCGTACACAATGTATTCATTGTAGTACAAACCACTTTGAGGATCTTCGGTCATGCCCATAGCCACATCAGGCATTGTCACACCCTGCAAAGACGGATTCAAACACCCAGCATCCTTCCACCCACCAGGAATGTTCGAACCCTTGCCGAGAGTCGCAATCTTGCCCTCACTGTGCGCCACTTCGCCAGCGTTGTAGTTGCTATGTTCAAGCTCCAGCATGGGCGCACCGAGCTCCGCATCGCAGAGAAGAAGCAATCCCATCCCCCGGCTGTTGTAGGGACAGCAATAGTTTGCGGATTTGCTCGATGTATCAGCTAGATACACACCCTTACCAAACATGTATCCGTTGACAGGTGCTTCGGGCGGTGCAATGCGCAGTCCTTGGCTGAGGATACCACCGAAGTTTGTGCTGCGAGATCCGTGCCAGAGGAGGCGGCGGTCGCTGTTTGGGATAGTGGCGTAGGGGGAGGCATTAAAGCGGTCATTTTCACCTTGGCGCTCGATGCGGAAGATGTTCACTACCTTGTAGCTCATGTTATGTGTCTGGCCGCGGGAGTTCTGGAGGTAGTTCTCGAGTTCTACGAACTCGCTTGATTTATGATCCACTGGGAGGGGTCAGTTTCGTGAGATACGGTGGGCTTGGGAATTGGTACTCACGCTCTGTCATCTCCTCCATGCCCAGACTCTGGAACTGGCGATCCAATGGGTGGGTGTCATCGTCTTCCTTGGACGATACCATGATTTCATTCGCAACGTCCATGTCAGTCAGTGCCTCCAGTAAATCGATTTCCTTCTTGATCTGTGCGTTCGTATTCAAGGTCGGGGGTCGGTGGCGACCAAAGACGTGGGGTATCAAGGTGAAATATCGGTTGCTCAATGTCTCTATGGCATCAGTGTATGGTAGGCCATACTTTTCTTGTGCCAAGGTAGGTGTAATCATGAGCTCGGAGATCTCTTTCAGAACCATGAATCCGCTTTTCAAAGTTCTGTCACTCAGCTTCCCCAGCGGTAGTTTGTGAGCGTCGTAGGACATTGCGGCCAATGTGTCGAGAACGTTTTGTTTGTTGAAAATGAAAGACATGAGGTTTTGAAGCCCTTCAGATAAAGTGCTCTCAGGCTGGGGCAGCATGtcgtcttcttccttcaTAGTTTTCTCCGCTTTCACTTGCTCTTCCCCTTCGTCGTCCTCTTCATAGTTGCGCTCAAGGAATGTGTACTTTCCGTGCTTAGGAATATCGAGTCGGTTCAACCACTTGAGGCCGGTCTTGTCTTTGAACTTCTTCTCATAGTGCTGCATTGCGTCTGCTAAATGACCGTTCCCGAGACAAGCTGACTGCCCATGCTCCCCAACTCGACCCCAGCGCGTCCATGCAAAGTACTTTGAGTTTGCACCAGCCAACAATTGAACACGATAAAACTTGTTGGCATTGTTGGCTGCCACAGTCTGGCTCAGGGTGGCATCCCAGATGAGGCCTGCACTGTCAATGTAGACTTTTGGGTCTGTTTCGAAGCGATTAGTTTGTCTCCCACCTGAGTTCTTGTATTGCAGACGCACCCTTGAGTTTACCCAGTTCCTCGAAGCCATCGTCAATTGGGACATTAATCGCCGTTGTGGCTGTCTTTTGGATGTCCTTTGCCTTTTTGTTTGAACCACTCTTACCAGAATCTTCATCCGCGCGACGTTTCTTGGTTGTAAGTTTCTTATCCATGGCAGCTTTACCATTTGCACTATTCTTCTTGGTGTCgtttgtctttttttcagCATCATTTTCGGGAGAAACCGCATCCACAGCTCGTTTCCTCAAGGTACGCTTGTTATCCATAGGAACAGACGCATTGGCGTCCACAACCTTGGTATTTGTGTCTTCGTCTGACTTAGACGCCTGCTCAGCCTGCCCAAATGAATAATTTGACTCCGGCAATGGCTTCTTGGCCTGGTCTGAGTCAAGAAGCCACGAAAGTGGGACAATGTGACAATTGACAACCTGGGAAGCTTGTTTATCTAGTCGATTGATCAGTACAAGACTCCAAAGATTGTACATTGAAACCTCGAAAGTTAGAGACATCTTCCGCTCCTTGTCATAAAGCACTGTCCAGGACTATCATTTTGAGGTTTTTTGAAAGGGCCAAAAACATCTCAAAAATGGTCATTTTCATCCCCAACGCGATATGCCACCGTTATTGGTGCTGAGATGGTAAAGTGTTGACCATTGAAATATTACACAGGGGTTTCAAACCTCCGATGTTTCTTTGGCCTGCGATTGTGCACTCACATTTGGTAGTTCCCTTCTCCACATCCTTCTCAGTAGTCACCAGATGGGTACTATCCTCTGTAACTGCCGTGCTGAAGGTCGCTCCATTCTTCTCAATAAGTGCTTTTAGATCCGCTAGGAGGAGTAGAATGGTAAGCAAACAATTTGTGGTAAATATGagcgagaaaaaaaaaaaaaaccgccTTGCGAACAGGGGGCTCATACCTTGTCTAAGATTGGGAAAGGTCCCGCCCACAGCAATGACAAGTGCTTTGAAGCCTTGATTTGACATGATGTTTTTCAAGTGCAAAAAAGGACCGGCATACAGGAGTAGAAATTAGGAATGTAGCATGTAAAGGTTGATGAGGGGAGGGTTGAGCACGAGGTTGAGGTGTACAAGATAAGAGAATGAGCAACCCAGGTGGGAGCAATTCAAAAAAAGTGAAATGAGATAGGATGTGATCGAAAGgtagagcaagaagaaataGGAAGAAACAAGTTGCCTTTTAAATCAAAACATGAGAGGTTGTTGCTCAGTCAAGTGTTGTGGCCTGAGGGATGTGGCAGAAATGAGGCTGCTGCCTGGGTTAGCGTTAGGCAACACAAGGCAGCACACTCTCTTTTGTGGAGATCAACGTGAAGTCTTTCCAGGTGACCCTGCAACTCTATGGATATATATGTAACATATCTATAATGAAGTTTGTCATAGAAAATACCCATGTTATTGTATGATGATAAGATGAAATCCCCCCAATCTCATTGACTTAATTGGTCACTGAACGCTAAAAACAACGTTACTCAACGGTTAAGATATAATCTACGCGGCTAAAGTTGGCGCTTAACCTACAAATAGTGTGAAAAAACTTCCAAATTAGTTCACAGGCTGCTGTTGTATTTACTAGGTCAATAGTCATTAATTGAACCCTGATGCATCTGCCATGACAACCACTCGAACTTCCACTGGCCATCCAAGCGCCCTCTACAACACGACGAAGATAAGCGAGCTAGCGGCCTACGAGTCTATGCATGTAGTGACTGTGTCAATAGCGTGATAGTTGAACTGGTAGGGGTTTTCCGCTTAGCACGATCTACTAGAAAAAGCCAGTGAGAATGGCGAGCCTACTTTCAAGTATGAGATGTGAGACTAACACACTAGTTTTCGCTTGATTCACAAACCCATCGTAGGATTTGGCGAGGACCCAGATACTATCACGGCCTTTGGTAAACTGGCTGGATTAGCCTCACTCTTTATCCATGTCTATTCGGACATGTCTCTGCTTAGCCGAGTCATCATCCAGAGTGGCTCGCCCAGTGCCGTGGATTTCTGGACCCTTGATGAGTGTGATGCATACTACAACCGCTTATTATCATCCATAGGAATCACAGGAGAGACATCTTCAGAGTGGCTCAGAGCTCTCCGATGAGTGCCATTGTCGCGACTGGTTGACTTTACTCGTGAGAACAATCTTTACATCTTCATGCGCAAGATCAGGATTGATACCAAGGCATAATGTTGATTGACTAAACATAGTATCTCGGATTATCTCCAATCCCATGTTTGAAAAGATCGTTCAAGGTATAATGTATAAGATGTCCAATCTCAAGTCTCTCGTTTATTTTCTGAGGCCGAACTTCGTTTGCACTTATTCACAATGGGATTTCAACACTGCCCTTGTCTCCAATTTTTGTTGGGTTGCTTTTGAAGGAACCGATCTACTACCAACCATCGTTCGTGGGAACTTTATTTATGCAAGTTAGAAATTATCACATGGCTCTTAGTCTTCCTATGTCACAGGCAGAAGTGGATTTGGTAGGATTGTTGGTACTAAAACGACCCCgccaaaaagaaatccgaGAAAAACTGGAAAGAGCGCCACTGACATCCAACCCTTGATGAGTGGATGTTATACATTGTGATTTAGTCTGACAGAATGCACGCAAGAGTAAAGATCAGAGCCTTGATGGGATATGTCTCATGAAAGCTGTGAGCGACATAGTGAGCAACGACAAAGTCATTATAATTTGTTGCCACTTGAATTATATCAAGCAGCATcattggtctagtggtagaattcgtcgttgccatcgacgaggcccgtgttcgattcacggatgatgcacatcatctttttttgggagtTGGTGACTCCACCAACTCATGTAAATAGAACTGCCCTCTGTGGCCGCACAACACATTCACAACTCCATAGCTTGGCATGTCCTACACTCCCTAGGAGGTTACAGGAGCGAAGCCTATTCTCCACCGGATGTTAAATACAACAACCACAAAGCCCCCAAAATACCGAATTCACAGATAAGAATTTTTGTCGCAGACATTCATTAATGCCTCCTTTTGACTATTACAGTGTTCGAGCCGAGCACAAAGCGGGTAGTCCCTGCGGCTTGTGCAAGTCATTTGTCGTGTTGCGGTGAAGGACCGGGGTGCAGTGCCTCTCCTATGCCTTGGCCCCGGTTCAAACCTCCTTCTGTTGAACAAATTCAGCATTGTCTACACCAAAACCATGCAAAATTTCACCAGAAAGGCCGAGAAAAAGGGACTTGCAACCCAAATCTTTGTGCTTCTTTCGCTGCACGAACGGTGGAACATGTTATTTCAATGTTTCGATCGCCGTTCTGTGTATGGCTTC
Protein-coding sequences here:
- a CDS encoding Poly(ADP)-ribose polymerase PARP, putative: MSNQGFKALVIAVGGTFPNLRQADLKALIEKNGATFSTAVTEDSTHLVTTEKDVEKGTTKYKQASQVVNCHIVPLSWLLDSDQAKKPLPESNYSFGQAEQASKSDEDTNTKVVDANASVPMDNKRTLRKRAVDAVSPENDAEKKTNDTKKNSANGKAAMDKKLTTKKRRADEDSGKSGSNKKAKDIQKTATTAINVPIDDGFEELGKLKDPKVYIDSAGLIWDATLSQTVAANNANKFYRVQLLAGANSKYFAWTRWGRVGEHGQSACLGNGHLADAMQHYEKKFKDKTGLKWLNRLDIPKHGKYTFLERNYEEDDEGEEQVKAEKTMKEEDDMLPQPESTLSEGLQNLMSFIFNKQNVLDTLAAMSYDAHKLPLGKLSDRTLKSGFMVLKEISELMITPTLAQEKYGLPYTDAIETLSNRYFTLIPHVFGRHRPPTLNTNAQIKKEIDLLEALTDMDVANEIMVSSKEDDDTHPLDRQFQSLGMEEMTELDHKSSEFVELENYLQNSRGQTHNMSYKVVNIFRIERQGENDRFNASPYATIPNSDRRLLWHGSRSTNFGGILSQGLRIAPPEAPVNGYMFGKGVYLADTSSKSANYCCPYNSRGMGLLLLCDAELGAPMLELEHSNYNAGEVAHSEGKIATLGKGSNIPGGWKDAGCLNPSLQGVTMPDVAMGMTEDPQSGLYYNEYIVYDVAQIRQRYLFQVKMN